In Paenacidovorax monticola, the genomic window CCCCTGGCGCACGAGTTCCCGCGCACGGTCTCGCGCCTCAACGAAATGCAGTCCAAGGAATTCCTCGCGCTGGAGCGGCGCGTGGTGGACACGGGACTGACCTGACCATGCTGCAGACACACCGCTTCGCCGCCATGCTGGCCCTGGCCCTGGCCCTGGGCTTTGCCGGGCAGCCCTGCGCCTGGGCCCTCACGGATGCCGGCGCGCCGACGGAGGCCGAGATCGCGGCCCATGCGCAGCGGGAGGAAACCCGCGCACGCATCCAGCGCGAGCGCGATGCCCTGGACCAGCAGCGCCGCAAGGACGAAGCCGCCTGCTACCAGCGCTTCGCGGTGGAGGACTGCCTCTCCGGCGTGCGCGCCAAGGCACACGAGGTGCAGACGCGGCTGCGCCGCGAAGAGCTGCAGATCAACGACGCCGAGCGCCGGGACAAGACGGCCCAGCGGCTGCGCTCCATCGAGCAGAAGCAGCAGGACGCGAAGGACGCCGCGGCGGGCGCCGTGCCCCGCACGCCCACGCCGCGCGTGTCAGCCTCCTCGCGCGCGCAGCACGAGAGCGATGCGCGCGAGCGCGCGGCGCGCCAGCAGACGCACGAGCGCACCCGCCAGGCCGAGAATGCATCGCGCGCAGCGGCGCAACCCGGCCGCGAGGCCGAGGCCCGCGAACGCTTCGATGAAAAGCAGAAGGCCGCCGAGGAGCGCCGCGCCAAGCACCGCCAGGCCAAATCCGATGCCGCCGCCTCCGGGCGCAAGCCGGCAGGGGGATTGCCCACCCCGCCCTGAACGGGGCCATGGCGCGCGGGCTGTGGCCGCTGCCGCGTGCAGGGCGCGGTGGTGTCAGGCCGACACAAGCCGCATGGGCTTCTTTTCCTCCACCAGGGCCTCGATCTTCACGATGGCCAGCGAAAGGTTGTCGCCGCCGCCCCGCGAGCGCGCGCGGGCCTTGTCGATGAGGAACTCCGTGGCCTCGCGCGGTGACAGCGCCTCGATGACCGAGGCCAGCTCATTGGGCGAGAAGTAGTGCCACACGCCATCGCTGCAGGCCATGATGACGTCTCCCGGCTGCAACTGGTTGATCAGGTGCGGTGTGACGGGAGGGTCGCTTTCGGCCCCCAGGCAGCCCACGAGGATGTTGGAATGCGGATGGGTGTTGGCCTCGGCTTCCGTGATCTCGCCCCGGTCGACCAGCGCCTGCACATAGGAGTGGTCCATGGTGCGGCAGACCAGCCGGCCGCCCTGGAAGTGGTAGATGCGGGAGTCGCCCGCATGGATCCAGTGGCAGTCGCCGCGCGGATTGATGAGAAAGGCCGCGATGGTGCTGTGGGGCTCCTGCTCGGACGAGATCGCCGTGAGGCGGATCACGATATGGGCCTCTTCCACCAGGTTGCGCAGCATGGCGGCCGCGTCGTCCGAGTCGGGTGAATAGCGCTCGAACAGCTGACGTGCGGTCATCATGACCTGGTCCGATGCCTTGCGGCCCCCGCTGCGTCCGCCCATGCCGTCGGCCACCACGCCCAGCACGCAGCCATTGAAGCGCGGGTGCGACAGCAGGGCCACCTGGTCCTGCTGGTACTCACGGTCGCCCTTGTGGATGCCGGTCGACGCGATAAGGCGGAATGGTTTGCTCATGCTGTGGATTGTGGAGCACCCGCGCGCCGCGCGGGTGCGGCGGTGCGGGCAGGCGCTTATTATCGGGCGCCATGTGGCATTTTCGCCAAGCTCCGTTGCCGTCTCCGGGCGGCTCCCCCCGCGCCCGCTCCCAACCCGCTCGCACAGACACGGCCGGGCAGGGCCATGCCATGGCATGGCCGGAAGGCGGGGCATGACGCCCCTGGCGGCCGCGGTCGAGGCGGCCTTCGCACCGCAGGGCCCCCTGGCCCGGGCCGATGAACATTTCCGCCCGCGCTCGGGCCAGACCGCCATGGCGCTCGCCGTGGCGCGCACCATCGGCCAGGGAGGCGTGCTGGTGGCCGAGGCGGGCACCGGGGTGGGCAAGACCTTCTCCTACCTGGTGCCGGCCCTGCTCAGCGGAGAACGGCTGCTGGTGTCCACGGCCACCAAGGCCCTGCAGGACCAGCTGCATGCGCGCGATCTGCCGCGTCTGCTGGGCGCGCTGGGCCTGCCGCTGCGCTCGGCGCTGCTCAAGGGCCGGGCCAGCTACCTGTGCCTGCACCGCTTGGAGCATGCCCGCCAGGGCGGTGCGGCCCATGATCCCCAGGTGCTGCGCGCGCTCGCCCTGGTGGAGACCTGGGCGCGCGGCACCCGCAGCGGTGACCTGGCCGAACTGCCGGGCCTGGACGAGCGCTCGCCGGTGATCCCGCTGGTGACTTCCACGCGCGAGAACTGCCTGGGCACACCGTGCCCCCACTGGAACGCGTGCCATGTGAACCAGGCACGCAAGGAAGCCATGGCCGCCGATGTGGTGGTGGTCAATCACCACCTTTTCTTTGCCGACCTGGCCGTGCGGGAGTCCGGCATGGCCGAGCTGCTCCCCACCGTGCGCGTGGTGGTGTTCGACGAGGCGCACCAGCTCAACGAGACGGGCGTGCAGTTCCTGGGCTTGCAGACCG contains:
- a CDS encoding PP2C family protein-serine/threonine phosphatase, translating into MSKPFRLIASTGIHKGDREYQQDQVALLSHPRFNGCVLGVVADGMGGRSGGRKASDQVMMTARQLFERYSPDSDDAAAMLRNLVEEAHIVIRLTAISSEQEPHSTIAAFLINPRGDCHWIHAGDSRIYHFQGGRLVCRTMDHSYVQALVDRGEITEAEANTHPHSNILVGCLGAESDPPVTPHLINQLQPGDVIMACSDGVWHYFSPNELASVIEALSPREATEFLIDKARARSRGGGDNLSLAIVKIEALVEEKKPMRLVSA